Sequence from the Neptunomonas japonica JAMM 1380 genome:
AGTTTTCTTATTTCAGTTTGGTTTCAGCTACGGCTTTTAAAGTAGCACCATCAAACAGCGACAAACGCTAACGAACTTAAGGAAACGACATTATGAAAACGTTACTAACAACTGCTATTCTTTCTTCTGCTCTTTTCGCTTCACAAGCGTTTGCCGGTGGTTTAAGCCACTTTGATACGCAATCTGTTGAAGCCAATCTTGCGGCAGGTCATGTAGTAACAGCACAGGGTTTTGCATCTGTTAGCAGCCCACTATCTGACTTAGGTACTTCAGTTCAAGCGCATTTGGGTGATGCTAACCACAGCCTAGCCAGCACATATAACAATACCGTTGCTTCAACAGGTTTAGTCGTACCAACAGGTTCAACAGAAGCACAGCTTTAACTACTGTTAGGGAAGTATCTCCGTAAATTTACCTTATTTATTCTACCCTATAGCAAACACCTTTAGCCGCTAATCTTCTTATTGGTTTAGCGGTTTTTTTATCTAAGGTTATTGTTAAAGAGCAACCAGCACCAGACCCGCTAGCATAACCAGAACGCCTTGAATACGCGGTAAAGAAAATGACTCCTTGAGCCACAACACGCCAATAATCACGCCAAGTGGAATACTCACTTGGCGTAGCGCCACAACATAACTCACCTCAGTCACCAGCGACATACTCACCAACACAAGCATGTAGGTAGTGATAACAAAAATCCCGGCAAGTAAGGCCCAGCGTTTATCGGGCAAACCCACCAACACCCAGCCCATCGATACATTAAAATAGTCATGTATTTTTATGTTTCGCCAATGTTGTAGTGGTACCAAAACTGCTCCCAAAACAATCAGTACCATACCTACCAAGTCATCAACTTTTAACTGGCTTTCCTTATAGATAAAGAAAACTAATATTGGTACAAGAAACACAGGTAGTGCACGTGCTAGAGGATATACAAGGCTTAGATTGCCAGTACGATAAGCTCTGGCTAGGCCAATCATATACAATGTTTGGTATAGCCCCGAAGCAAACAAAAGCACCCAGAATCGTTCGGGTAATATTATGAGCAAGTTTTCACTTAGCAGTAGTAAAGGACTGAATAATAGTCCCCCACAAGCCGTTGTCCATGCATAAAAAAGAACTGATTGTGAACTCTTTTTACCTATTACATTCCAGCTAATATGTAGTACTGCTGAAATCATAACCAGAACAAACGCTGTTGTTGTCATAATGACATAAGCATCCATAGAAAATGCACCTAGGAATCAGTCGTGCATTCATTCATAGAAAAGTAATACAGTATAAAGAAAGGCTACTATCTGGCATATACCAAAATCAATATCAGTAGAATAATACTCTATTCTATAAGCAAAGGTTAATACGATTGACTAGCATATGAGTTGAATACAACACAGTAGAAATTAAGCGTAGATAATGAGTTATCTTCAGGTTTGAACAGAACGCTTAAAATAGAGAAGCCAACACCATCAGTTATTATTCACCTGAACAGCAACCTTAAGCGCATCATGTATCCAGTACTCCCTATCATATTCAAGAAACGTACCGCTCTTGTCCAAGGTTAAACGCTGCATATAAAGGCCAGCACTACCTGAATTTACACCGAGGGCTTCAGCCTCCACACCGGTTAAAGCCTGAGGAAATATTTCGATGTTTCGCTGCCCAGGAAGAAGGTCATATTGCTCACGTAACAACTTCCAGATAGAAAGATCCATATCTTGGTCGAGTAGCCCAGGGCAACCCAGAGGATTAATGTAATTATGTTCAACAACAACACAGCGAAGATCCACAGAGCGGCGGCGTACAATATGATAGATAGGAGCTCCTTTTTCCATGCCACTAATATCAGCTAACCAATTAGGTGTTTCTATAAGGCGTTTACTGAGAGTTTCTGTTCTAGGAGTAAGCCCCTGCTCAATGACTGTTTTATAGAAGCCGATATCTACGCTTGGGTCATAGATGAGACGTTGTGGTGTTATATACCAGCCGCGCCTGTTGGAGCGAAAAATCACACCTTCTGCTTCTAATTGCCCCAAAGCTTGGCGAACCGTTACCCGAGTCGTATTAAAGCGTGCCGCCAGCTCGCGCTCAGCGGGCAAACGTTCTTGACTACCTAACTGTTGCTTCTGAACCCATTGCCAAAGCTGATTCCGAACCTGCACATAAACAGGTATATCACTGCGTTGCATTGGTTCGTATCCTAGCTGATAGATTTGAATTCAGAATCCTACCTGCTCCCCTAACTAATGAAAAGAGAACAACCCCAGAAGACAAAAATTAACGAAAATGTAGTTAAAAAACGCACGGGGGTTAGCTTTTTAAACACTAGTTATCAAATCGATAACCTATGCCATGTACAGTACTGATAATACGGGGTTCTTTGGCATTTCGCTCAACAGCCTTGCGCAATTTAGATATGTGCTGATCTAACGTCCTGCTGTTGGCAAAATAGTCTCGCCCCCAACAATGGTTAAACAATGCATCGCGATCCACCACTTTGCCGCGCTGCTCAAAGAGCAAACGTAGTATTTTCAAATCTCTCAGACTTAACTCAATCACCTGATCAGCTCTCAGAGCACGCAGTTCTGATGGCCTGATCTGAAGATCATCCATAACAAAACTATCGTTGCCTGTTGTACCCGCAACGGGCCGCAAAGCTCTTCTTGCTACCGCCCTAATTCTGGCGATAACTTCACGACTCCCAAAAGGCTTTTTAATGTAATCATCAGCACCCAGTTCAAGACCTAACACTTGATCGACCTCTTCTGATTTCGCGGTAATAAAAATCACCGGCAGCTGCTCATTGTGCTGGCGAATACGCCGACAAACCGCATAGCCGTCTTGTTTGGGCATCATGATATCTAATAGCACCAGATCAGGCTCATGTTGCAGGTACAACTGCCATGCCTGATCACCATCCGCTGCTGCTATACACTCATAGCCTTCAGACTCTAATAACGTCTCCAGCCCTTGGCGGATATGTAAATCATCTTCAGCAATCAACAGCTTCATAACGCTTCCCGTTTAATCATCAGGTTTATCATTCATCATTGTTGGCACGGTTACAGGCGTAACTAAACTCAGTAGAAAACTGGCCCCCGATACAGCCTCATCTGCAGGTTGTTGTTCGATTATCAAATCACCTTGATGAGCTCTGGCCAGATCACGAGCCAGACCCAACCCGATCCCCGTACCGCTTACGCCGTCTGTCAGCTTGTTACTACCACGACAAAATGGCTCAAATAACTTTTCAGGCTCATTTGCAGATACTCCAGGGCCAAAATCACGGACACGAATATAACTATATAAAATACCTGAGATCTCTTTTTGCCAGCTTCGGATATCCACAAATTGTCCATCACCGGCATACTTTTCACAGTTACTCAGCAGGTTATTTAAAACCTGTTCCAACGCTTCACCATCAAAATAGCATACGTGATTGGCATCACCGCTAAAGCGTACCGTTAAATTTCGCGTACTTAATACGGGTGTAAACAGCTCAACCACTTGCGCTACACACTGATCAACAATCCCTTGCTGATACCTAATACTGACACCTTCACGCTTGGAGCGTGAAAAACTCAGCACATTTTCAATCAAGCGTGACAACCGCCCCGCCTCACTGCCAATCACTCCCAGATAACGTTGCGCAACCACTTCATCCTCTGCCAGTTCCTGCTCAAGCATCTCTGTATATAAACGCACATTGGTCAGCGGTGTTTTAAGCTCATGGGAGACCTGATTAACAAAGTTCACTCGCTGCTCTGCCACTTTCAACTCTTGGCTATGCTCACGATATAGCCAGTAAGCCAAAGTAGACAAACCCACGGCTAATAAAAGTAATAATGCGAACAAGCCCAACCAGCCAGTGATCACGGCCGGTTGAGCCGCTGCATAATAATCAAGATGCCAACTCGCTAAAGGGTGGCCCAAAGACAATGTCTGTAGTGGTTTATTGCCGGCACCCGCAACAGACTCACTACTATCACTCCCCCAGCTATAGGCCAACTCTCCTCGATCGTTCGTCAGTCGCATTTCAATGCCAGCTTCCTGCTCTGTGACTATATCGGCTTCCGTAGCAGAACTGGACGGCAACAGGTTAATTAGGTCTGATAAAAGCCTGGGTGAGTTCAAGGCAAAACCGACTGTATTACCGCCACTATCTTGTAGCCAGAAGATCTGTTGCAAACCCGCCTCTGCATACCAAGCAATCCAACCATGAGGCCTTTCTACTGCACGCTCTTGGGCAAGCTCTGGTAACGCCAAAACTGAAGCATCTGCACTGTAACGCGCTTTGCTAGATACCGATTCACTCAATCTGGCGCTTCGTAACTCGTCACTATTCGTCTTTGAAAATCGCTGGCTAGTAACACTGCTTGGAGTGATCGGATCCATCGTCGGCACGGTAAAACGCTCGGGGGTACTCAACAGGTTACGCGTTAGCACTACGAAGTCTTGCTCATGCTGATTCAACGCTTGATCTTGCGGGGGAAAGCGCCTTTCGCCAGCCTTAGACAATACAAAAATTTGCTTTACAACAGCCGACTGACCAATAAAACGGCGCACACTTTCAACATTATATTGGCCCTGTGTTTCTTCCTGTAAAGCTTGTGCTTGAAGGATAAAACGTTGCTGCAGTAAGAAAAAATGCTCCTGAAACTGCCGATCAATACTCTGCAATCGACTGGTGACTAGATTGCTTAACTGATGTGCCGCAACCTGCTGTTGGTCCAATTGAAAACGAACGCCAAACCAAACCAGTAACAAGAGTGGCAGTGCAATAATGACAGCGAGTATGAGTGGCGCTCGTTTTTTCACAAGTTAAGTCCAATGATGTGTATTAGTACGTTTGTTGAGTGGCTCTTTTATACTGTCGTGCTTTTAACTCTTTACGTTGTTTGTTCCAGTCTTGCTCAGTTTCTAGCGCATCTGCATCTTTCAAGGCTTCTTCTTTCTGCTCTTGTAAGCGAGGAGAGCTGAGCGACTGTGCCTGAGAACCTAAATAGGATGCACTATCCTGAAGAATCTTCTTGGCGCCTTTCAAGTCTCCACTATCGCGGGCCTCAATAGCATTTTTGCTAAATTCATTTGCGACCTGTTCAACTGCCGCCTCAAGTGCCTTATCATCACGAGCAGCTTTGACTTCTTGTTGCGAGAGACTAAACCGAGCAACACTTTGGCCTGATAAGCTTTCTTGATTCTGAGTAAATAAATTATTGTAGTTAACGTTAACAGCCACCAGCTCAAGCTCTGTTTCAGCCTGCTGCTTGGGAACCTCTACCTCAAGAATAACGAACTTCTCCTGTTCGCTATACAGCTGATTGAGGCGAGTCGTTACCCGGTTACCAATAATCTCGCTCTTACGCCCCAACAGGCGTATTGGCTTCACACCATTACGGCAACGAATCTCAATATTAACGCCCTGCGCTACCACGGAAAGCACATCGCCAAACTCATATTGAAAAACAGAGGCCAAATCTTCTGCATTTTCAACAAACGCATGGTTACCATCGCTAAAACCAGCTAAACGGGTCATTAAGTCTTCGTTATAACCCAGCCCTAAACCGATAGTGGTGACACTAATACCCTCTTTCGCCAACGAAGCACCCAGTTCGCCCAGTTCAGAAGCAGACTGAGGGCCAACATTGGCCAAACCGTCAGACATCAAGATAACCCGGTTTACTTTATTACGGCTTAAAAACTTACGTAGCTCATTAGCCCCCTTGCTCACACCGGCAAACAGCGCGGTATTGCCATTGGCATGAACATTACGAATGGCGTTAAAAATTGACTGTTGGTTACGTACTTGAGTCGCAGGTACAACCACCTGTACTTTAGAGTCGTAGCTAACCACGGAAACTATATCCCGCTCATCAAGGCGTTTAATCGCCATAATGGCCGCTTCACGAGCGTACTTAATTTTATCTCCCCCCATTGAACCAGACTTATCTAAGACAATGGCAACATTGGCAGGTATACGTGCTTGCTTGTCTTGCTGCTTAAAGCCTTCCAGAGACACTTTTATAAAAGCTCTGTGACTTTGCTCCGCCTCCATCACTGGGGTTGCCAAATTGATATTCAAGTTCACCTGATTAGCCTGAGCCAAAACTGGCAACAAACTGAGTAAAGCAAACCCAAACGGCCGTACAAATCGCTTTAGCATAGAGATATCTAATTGAGTGTTCATGATGAAGTTCCTGAATAGTGAGTATAGTGGATCAATGCCACCGCTGTATTAACTCTACGTTTAACTGGACAGGAAGAAGTCAGATAAAGTTATCTGTTATGTAAGAAATTTGTAAAACATTAGGCTCATGGGTTAGAAGCACTCCTCAGCCAATATCAACTGGCTAGGTGTTGTTGTAGAACATGGACGCCAATGATAGACGTAAACCGGAGTCTGATAGATATCTTTAAGCTTAGTGACGTTTACCGGCTCGCACGAAGGCAGTGCAAACGTGTTACTCACAATGCGAATCTCATGAAACAGTTCACGTTTCAACTTTTTATGCAAAGCATCCATACCTCCAGGAAAAAGATAACAGAATAAAACAGAGGCATTACCTAGGTCTGCTTTTGTAAAATCTTTGCGATAAATCGTCAGGTTATCCAGCCGTAAGCTGTATTTACGAATGATTGAAACTAACCATGGAAACCATGAGAGCTCATAGCCTATCACTTGATGATGTGGATATTCTCGGGCAAGAGCGACAACCAGCGTTCCCCAACCAGAACCAAGATCAATCAAAGGGCCATTTGCAGGCGGGCTAGTTGAAGCAAGCATCGCTTGGCAAGCCTTACCTGAACTCATCATGGGCGAAATACCTGTTTGCAGCGTGCTCCAAACAATGGATAAAGCAATCAGAAAAGCGAAAAGTACTAGTATCAACTCAACAAAAAACATATCAACGAGGATCTATGATTTGTTGGGGTTTCATTGTTTTACTTGCACCTAACGCTGCCATCATCCGGTACAAGCGTACCGATCTGCCATGAAATTCAAGATTCGTGTAGCTGCTAAACCCTGCTTTTTCGCTCACTCTAATTGAAGCCTTATGCTCAGGCTCAATAATGGCAACAACAGACCTCATAGACTTCTGCATGAAGGCGTAATTAATAACATCTTTGACTGCTTCACTCGCAAACCCCTGGTTCCAGAACTTTTGTGCTAGACGATAGCCCAAATTCATTTCCTCGATGCCATCGACCATTTCTGGGCTAACACCACAAAAACCAACAAGACCCCCAGAGCTTTTTTCAACTAACGCCCACGGCCCTACTCCATGAGATGAGTAGCACTCCTGACACCAGTCGATAAACTTACGAGTGGCATTCTCATCACAAACTCCGTGAACCGAGTGCTTCATCACATCAGGATCACTCAAAATCTCTGTAAGCGCAGGGAGGTCTTGCCGCGACAGCTGCCGCCCGATTAACCTCGACGTTTCAAACAAGATCACAGATAGTTCCTTATAAGTAGCGCCCTATTAAGGTGTGAGACACGCAATAAAAAGCCTCATAAACCACTTCAAACACTAAATGTAACGCATTGTATAAATGCCAAACATTACGAACCGCTCTCAACAGTTTGTTATTTATTCCTTTAACTCGACCATAAACCACTAGTTAAAGATCAATGAGTTATCACCGCTTTCCTCCTTATTAATGGAAAGGGGACCACTGAACAAGCCCTAAACTGAACACTTATCTCGCTTTTGCTTCTGCTCTTAAGTCGAGTATTTTTCCTACGGTTCGATTCCAGTTAGCGGCGCATTCTGGGCCGCAACGCTCAGCCCAGCGAGGCAAGATAACATCCGTAGCAATTTTATTACGCACGACAAGATCAGCTTTAGAAGGCTCTACCAGTACCATGTTACCGGCTTCACCAATATTACAAGGCCCTTCAGATAAGCAAGCTAAAGCTACGGCATCTTCCTTTGCTGTTTCTTGCCACATGCTTTCTGTAAGTACTGCAATTTCATTTTTCAGAAGTGTTTTTTGCTCACTGCTTAGCACATTCCACTTACTCATATTCATTGCCCCAAATGCCAGCCCCCAGCCTACACGTAAGGTAAAACCATGCGAAGCCACCTTATACAACTTACTCGTATAAGCAGACATGGTTCCGGTAATGACGCAATCAACAATCCCTTTTTCAAGCGCTTCAGGTACATCGTTATAGGGAACACTCACCGGAATAGCCCCGACACCTTCGACAAAGTCTCCGAGTGTTGTCAGAAAAACACGTATGCGCTTTCCTTTCAGATCCTCGATACTGCTAACCTTTCGGCTACACCACAGCATTTGGCTTGGGAATGGGTAGAGCATCATCAACTTTGCATTATATTTTTCCGCAAAAGCACGCTCCAATGTTGGAAAATAAGCATGCGCTACCTGTTTCTGTACATCAATATTTTGCACCAGAGACGATAGATCGGCTCCTTCAAATATTTCACTTTCAGGTACCACATACCCGGGTAAACCAAAGGCAAAATCAAACACGCCATTTTTTACCAAGCGCATGATCTCGTAACCCTGCAAGCCTAATTCAGTATGGGGTTTTATCTCACCAATAATCTGGCCGTCGCTCACCTGTGCAATACGTTTATTCCAGAAGGGCCCTTCATGCTTTTGGTAGTTGGTGAAATAGTCCCAGGTACCCACTGCTTTGATGATAACTGTGTCGTTTGCCGCTAAAAAGTTGCTAAATCCTGCGATTATCAAACAGAAAAGAAATGGCGCTGAGTACTTTTTTATTATTTTCATAAACACCGATTGTTACGCGTATTTGAGAAATGTATTAATAGATTTTTAAGGCTAGCCTTATTTATACTGCTGCCTATAAGCGGTGATAGCAACCAAATTATAACGACGACTCCCCTATTGCATAATTTCTCATTAATCTCTCAAATAGCTATGATGTAACATAAACTCACCAAGGCTCCCGTTATATGAAAAGTAAGTATCGGTTAGGAATTCGCGGTCGATTTTTCTTAGCATTTGGAGCATTAAGCGCCCTAACCTTACTCGCCAGTATCATTAGCTGGATGTCGTATAACCGCCTTGGAGATGGGCTAAATCAGGTCGTTGAAGGGAATATACATACCCTTAGTTTGATGGCCGATTTAAAAGAAAAGGGCACTAAAATAACTCTAATAGCCCCAACTTTACTCGCTGTAAAGAATGAAGCTAACCGCCAAAACATTCGCCAAGATTTGAACCTCAACATATCCATTATGGCCTATTTACTGCCGCAAATTTCTGCGGCAACACAAGACCATCAAGCGCAAAAAAATCTTTCTGCACAGATAGAAACGTTAAAAACCACATTAGTAGAACTAGATAATAATGTATTTGAAAAACTCAAAATACAGCAACAAAAAAGATCAGAAAACCAGCGCCTAAGATGGGTGGCATCCAGCTTTTTAAGTGATATCAATCGGCTCACAGAAAACGAGCAGCGCTACCTGTACAGCCTCTTAAATCAAGAGTCACCCGACTCCTGGCTGACGATGAACAACGTCAGAAAAGACGCAGCCAGTACTATAAATGCCGACTTACAAAGACTCTATCGTATAAAAGCGGATGTAAACCTGCTCATTAATTTAGTCGATAGAGCCCAGCACCTACCCGACCTGAACTCTCTAATTGCTACACAAGCGCATTCTGATGAGATCATTCAGCGGATTAAACAAGATATTGAAGCGGTCGGGAACATACAGGGTGTTAAAGCCCTTAAGCAGACCATCGTCAATATCGTTTTTCTTACCCGCGGCGAACACAATATGTTTACTATCCGCAGTAGAGAACGAGCTATTCTACAATCCGGTGAATTACTACTTAGCCGTATCAGAGAGGAGCTTGGCAACTTAA
This genomic interval carries:
- a CDS encoding EamA family transporter, whose protein sequence is MDAYVIMTTTAFVLVMISAVLHISWNVIGKKSSQSVLFYAWTTACGGLLFSPLLLLSENLLIILPERFWVLLFASGLYQTLYMIGLARAYRTGNLSLVYPLARALPVFLVPILVFFIYKESQLKVDDLVGMVLIVLGAVLVPLQHWRNIKIHDYFNVSMGWVLVGLPDKRWALLAGIFVITTYMLVLVSMSLVTEVSYVVALRQVSIPLGVIIGVLWLKESFSLPRIQGVLVMLAGLVLVAL
- a CDS encoding UTRA domain-containing protein — encoded protein: MQRSDIPVYVQVRNQLWQWVQKQQLGSQERLPAERELAARFNTTRVTVRQALGQLEAEGVIFRSNRRGWYITPQRLIYDPSVDIGFYKTVIEQGLTPRTETLSKRLIETPNWLADISGMEKGAPIYHIVRRRSVDLRCVVVEHNYINPLGCPGLLDQDMDLSIWKLLREQYDLLPGQRNIEIFPQALTGVEAEALGVNSGSAGLYMQRLTLDKSGTFLEYDREYWIHDALKVAVQVNNN
- a CDS encoding response regulator transcription factor, which produces MKLLIAEDDLHIRQGLETLLESEGYECIAAADGDQAWQLYLQHEPDLVLLDIMMPKQDGYAVCRRIRQHNEQLPVIFITAKSEEVDQVLGLELGADDYIKKPFGSREVIARIRAVARRALRPVAGTTGNDSFVMDDLQIRPSELRALRADQVIELSLRDLKILRLLFEQRGKVVDRDALFNHCWGRDYFANSRTLDQHISKLRKAVERNAKEPRIISTVHGIGYRFDN
- a CDS encoding sensor histidine kinase is translated as MKKRAPLILAVIIALPLLLLVWFGVRFQLDQQQVAAHQLSNLVTSRLQSIDRQFQEHFFLLQQRFILQAQALQEETQGQYNVESVRRFIGQSAVVKQIFVLSKAGERRFPPQDQALNQHEQDFVVLTRNLLSTPERFTVPTMDPITPSSVTSQRFSKTNSDELRSARLSESVSSKARYSADASVLALPELAQERAVERPHGWIAWYAEAGLQQIFWLQDSGGNTVGFALNSPRLLSDLINLLPSSSATEADIVTEQEAGIEMRLTNDRGELAYSWGSDSSESVAGAGNKPLQTLSLGHPLASWHLDYYAAAQPAVITGWLGLFALLLLLAVGLSTLAYWLYREHSQELKVAEQRVNFVNQVSHELKTPLTNVRLYTEMLEQELAEDEVVAQRYLGVIGSEAGRLSRLIENVLSFSRSKREGVSIRYQQGIVDQCVAQVVELFTPVLSTRNLTVRFSGDANHVCYFDGEALEQVLNNLLSNCEKYAGDGQFVDIRSWQKEISGILYSYIRVRDFGPGVSANEPEKLFEPFCRGSNKLTDGVSGTGIGLGLARDLARAHQGDLIIEQQPADEAVSGASFLLSLVTPVTVPTMMNDKPDD
- a CDS encoding vWA domain-containing protein, with the protein product MNTQLDISMLKRFVRPFGFALLSLLPVLAQANQVNLNINLATPVMEAEQSHRAFIKVSLEGFKQQDKQARIPANVAIVLDKSGSMGGDKIKYAREAAIMAIKRLDERDIVSVVSYDSKVQVVVPATQVRNQQSIFNAIRNVHANGNTALFAGVSKGANELRKFLSRNKVNRVILMSDGLANVGPQSASELGELGASLAKEGISVTTIGLGLGYNEDLMTRLAGFSDGNHAFVENAEDLASVFQYEFGDVLSVVAQGVNIEIRCRNGVKPIRLLGRKSEIIGNRVTTRLNQLYSEQEKFVILEVEVPKQQAETELELVAVNVNYNNLFTQNQESLSGQSVARFSLSQQEVKAARDDKALEAAVEQVANEFSKNAIEARDSGDLKGAKKILQDSASYLGSQAQSLSSPRLQEQKEEALKDADALETEQDWNKQRKELKARQYKRATQQTY
- a CDS encoding class I SAM-dependent methyltransferase, which gives rise to MFFVELILVLFAFLIALSIVWSTLQTGISPMMSSGKACQAMLASTSPPANGPLIDLGSGWGTLVVALAREYPHHQVIGYELSWFPWLVSIIRKYSLRLDNLTIYRKDFTKADLGNASVLFCYLFPGGMDALHKKLKRELFHEIRIVSNTFALPSCEPVNVTKLKDIYQTPVYVYHWRPCSTTTPSQLILAEECF
- a CDS encoding GNAT family N-acetyltransferase, whose translation is MILFETSRLIGRQLSRQDLPALTEILSDPDVMKHSVHGVCDENATRKFIDWCQECYSSHGVGPWALVEKSSGGLVGFCGVSPEMVDGIEEMNLGYRLAQKFWNQGFASEAVKDVINYAFMQKSMRSVVAIIEPEHKASIRVSEKAGFSSYTNLEFHGRSVRLYRMMAALGASKTMKPQQIIDPR
- a CDS encoding TRAP transporter substrate-binding protein produces the protein MKIIKKYSAPFLFCLIIAGFSNFLAANDTVIIKAVGTWDYFTNYQKHEGPFWNKRIAQVSDGQIIGEIKPHTELGLQGYEIMRLVKNGVFDFAFGLPGYVVPESEIFEGADLSSLVQNIDVQKQVAHAYFPTLERAFAEKYNAKLMMLYPFPSQMLWCSRKVSSIEDLKGKRIRVFLTTLGDFVEGVGAIPVSVPYNDVPEALEKGIVDCVITGTMSAYTSKLYKVASHGFTLRVGWGLAFGAMNMSKWNVLSSEQKTLLKNEIAVLTESMWQETAKEDAVALACLSEGPCNIGEAGNMVLVEPSKADLVVRNKIATDVILPRWAERCGPECAANWNRTVGKILDLRAEAKAR